One Loxodonta africana isolate mLoxAfr1 chromosome 4, mLoxAfr1.hap2, whole genome shotgun sequence genomic region harbors:
- the LOC135231239 gene encoding natural killer cells antigen CD94-like: protein MAAFQNNLWSLISGALAVVCLLLMATLGILLKNSFATESTLPTSSPGSTLEPQRGSGCCTCQEKWIGYRCNCYFFSNEVKTWAESRDFCASHNSSLLRLESKDEFSFRISDDRYYWIGPTYNERRGAWLWEDGSALSRDLFPLFAALNPQKCILYDSDIILDEDCGKKHGFICKE, encoded by the exons ATGGCAG CTTTTCAGAACAATTTATGGAGCCTGATTTCTGGAGCCTTGGCAGTAGTGTGCCTTTTGTTGATGGCTACTTTGGGAATTTTATTGAAAAATT CATTTGCCACAGAAAGTACTCTGCCAACATCTTCTCCAGGATCCACCCTAGAACCCCAGAGAG gctCTGGCTGCTGTACTTGCCAAGAGAAGTGGATTGGCTACCGATGCAATTgttacttcttttccaatgaaGTAAAAACTTGGGCAGAAAGTAGGGATTTCTGTGCTTCTCACAATTCCAGTCTACTTCGGCTGGAAAGCAAAGATGAATTT AGCTTTAGGATCTCCGATGACCGTTATTACTGGATTGGACCCACTTACAATGAAAGACGTGGTGCGTGGCTGTGGGAGGACGGCTCTGCTCTCTCCCGGGATCT ATTTCCATTGTTTGCAGCTCTAAATCCACAGAAATGCATATTGTATGATAGCGATATTATTTTGGATGAAGATTGTGGGAAGAAACATGGTTTTATCTGTAAGGAATAA
- the LOC135231240 gene encoding natural killer cells antigen CD94-like, whose translation MAAFSPGLIIELQEDSDCCSCPEKWIGYRCSCYLILNEEKTWAESRNFCASQNSSLLQLKSRDELDFLNYHRQFYRLGISYNETHGTWLWEDGSTPSQDL comes from the exons CATTTTCTCCAGGACTCATCATAGAACTCCAGGAAG aCTCCGACTGCTGTTCTTGTCCAGAAAAGTGGATTGGGTATCGATGCAGCTGTTATCTTATTTTGAATGAAGAAAAAACTTGGGCAGAAAGTAGAAATTTCTGTGCTTCTCAGAATTCCAGTCTGCTTCAgctgaaaagcagagatgaaTTG GATTTTTTGAACTACCATCGACAGTTTTACCGGCTTGGGATCTCTTATAATGAAACACATGGCACTTGGTTGTGGGAGGACGGCTCTactccctctcaggatctgtaa